The Hevea brasiliensis isolate MT/VB/25A 57/8 chromosome 9, ASM3005281v1, whole genome shotgun sequence nucleotide sequence aggtcaattgactaggttaaattaacatataaattctggaaattttcaaaagaaccCTTTGACCTCAGAACACTCATTTTGCTATATCtcctactagaaaactccaattaggttgagccatattgatctggaaccctaagaaatagggctccaagtttgttttagacttggtcctcaaattatgaacataagaaccctaaaataggAGTCAAATTTTCTAATCTGAACATGAGTCCTGGtagaacagggtacatgagtctaggcaagtgatttggctataattaattctacaaaacttgaaaaattgtaataaaaatttctgagtgactataagacatagagaaacaaattttatgaagggagtgtggccaaacagtggccacatcctggTCAATCTACTATGTAAAGACagtgcaccaaatctggacctaaagaagaatccataaaaaaataacatgaattaatgaaattgtaaatacttaataatactatTCTGCCTAAaatacacctagactcatttatatagcttggatcgattggtatactaattagggactacatattacagtactgcccacagggataatcattgacagacaacatatgtctaagatgattgttctactggctttatgcctgcccgatggccatagtgctaatttttattattactggcttatttctgcccgctggccttgtgcctgacatgaccgttgtatacttgatagacatacggatgtctaacttgtatacttccgtgtatctagtctttatagtctgtcataggttacttgggcatagaaatgagtagaaatctttaattgaaataaatacatgagaagattgttaaggtgaacttcattgaattaaacataagatacatgataaaaagattccgattaatttattttacccaaagttctataaacatgtaaaagacctagaaattcataaaattttgtatttccttataagaatatacgtagaataattatttcagttatttgtttatttttatttcaatatatgtactactaagcattatgcttagcgcgttggttcttaccacgcgcaggtactggagagcaCTAGCAGCCGTAACAGTAGCAGGAGAGTACAGATAGAGAGGATCAGATCTGCTACAGGAACGGTGTCACCTTACCAATTCATTTTGGGTAGGGCTCATgtgtatttaaattttgcattttggatcactgtacataagtaaatgatgtaagaaaaaaatttggattgtatataaattgtaaattattgtatatgtaaactgtatatgaatgaaatttaattattttcttgaaattgatatgagcatgagaaTTGACATGGTGAAAtggatatgaattattttaataggtaacatgaaaccccaccatgcactaatagaacaAAGGGGACTCtatctgggtctccataaaaatgaaatgggataaaaaaaaaattctacaagtgagataataaaattaaatggatattaatttaatgttgtaaacgataagacaggatagggtgctccgacactgaatgtagcacgccttactcgactacactgtagacgagagaggggtgttacagctataactcttatgaagacaccaaagcccagaaatgactagaaccaagtcaatttgcttgcccaagttagggtaccaaatctgccagaattgaatttgacaaaaaattgacctaactttgcattaaaaatgcaatctgtccagttttagtaaattgaccatatcttggtctatacaactcagaatgacatgaaatcagtggtaaaaattcaataagacatagacctataaatttgcttctttaaccagaatctaaaaaccaaggaaaaaaaGGActtttagctagatcaatctagcataccaaaactgaaaaattgacaatacTATACAATAAAGCCTAAAAATAAATTGGCAATAAATACAAACTTGTGAGAAACGTACAATGTACTATATTGGcatcatattgaaatgcaaattgtgacatgttgatactagaatcaacttatgcatgatgtataaaAAAAGATTAATatgttcattgaccagtgaaaggcataatgacgtATAAACcctaaaattaaagaattaaatatgtaatcttgtaatatgccatagtttgcctagttaactagtttggataggttggcatgccaatagggttctaacaACTGTATTGTAAATGGCATCGTGCCATATTgtgttttacggcttattatgccgcactatgattttaatagcctatggctatacggattgtgttattatactcggcttattgcctgattgattatatggcttcttagccccaCTGTTTGCataccaggagatactttgtgaccgatggtgtgacgactcgAGGTAcaaggtacccagtgctattttatccatttatccagtctggtcagtgtataggctacacgggcagtcaattaaaacattatttcaTTCAgtcagttaagttaagtataatgaaatttcaatacaattaaattaagtattgaatgaaatgagttaaagagattagcaatagaaacatcataaaaatacaatttgcagaaccctagagacttaaaatacaatacaattagaataatttgtatactgggtattaTTACTAAAATGTTATAaacttagcacttccaaagaggaacaaactatatataagatagttgatactagaaatactataccaaattaaattgattcttgagtatccgaattatgatttatttctttctttatttgtatatattatttcattattgtattattgcaccactaagcagaaattcttagcacgatggaattttttcctcgcgcaggtactgaaggtaaaaccaatgGACAGTTGACTGaggtttttggagtccagatctgcagaagtgtcagaagagttcaaggttatcacctcctcagcaatgcatgtagatagggctcacattaagtatataatgtattttgtatgttttaattatttcttatgctgtaattcaaattaagaaattgtattgAATAAGACTATGATTTTATACAATTAGTTGTAAATTATGTACATTGATAAATTTGAGAATTTCGATATAAGAGCTGAGTGTGATTATGAATGAGACTGTGATTATGATTATTGAGACCATATGGTATTTACCGCATTAGtcaaactttaataaataacgttagtgcctaaaccattttTGAACAAATAAAGTTTTGAAATTAACAGTGAACAGGATaacataagatagggtgctccggcaccgaatgtgcattccttgctcggctatactgtagatgggtgagaggtgttacaattttatttcaaaaattttaaagccTATTTAGAAATTGATTCTAGTCGATTTCAAATACCTTTTTgtttaatttagaaaccgattgcttTCTGTTTCAAAATGaagttattttctatttatatttagaaaccgatttatatcggtttcaaaattactataatttctattttatatattaaattttaaagtaaaAAATAGAAACCGATATCTGTCGGTTTCTAATTGCTATATTTACACTTAGAAACCGATAGCTTccggttttaaaatttatttattgtatattttatttcaaaaattttaaagtcAATTTAGAAATAGATTCTAGTTAGtttcaaattctttttttttttttttaatttagaaaccgattgcttTTGGTTTCAAAATGAAGttgttttctatttatatttagaaatcgatttatatcggtttcaaaattactataatttctattttatttattaaattttaaagtaaaAAATAGAAATCGATAAGTATCGGTTTCTAATTTCTATTTATACTTAGAAACCGATAACTTCGAtttcaaaatttatctattttatattctatttcataaattttaaactcaatttagAAATCGATTCTAGTTGGTTtctaattcattttttaatttaaaaaccgATTGCTTTTagtctcaaaataattttttttatttatatttagaaaccgatttatttTGGTTTCAAAAATTAATGTATTTATAGATATATTTAGAAACCAATTATTTTCGATTTCAAAACCATTATACTTCAAATTAAAAATCGATTTTGATCGATTTGTAATTGCAatttcttttaataaaattaagataCCCCCTCTTTTTATTTTCACAACCACTTTTACCCTCTTCCTCTGAAATCCAAAATCTACTATTTAATTTGGTTCAATCCTACatggttttaaattgaatgaaagaaCATAGAAAACCCATCAAAGAAGCCCCTCCCGTGATCTTAACCGTCCAAGCAATCCAAACCAGATCTTGACCCTCTTATCTCTAGTATAAattgttcttttcttttttagCAAACCCTAACACTTTCTCCTATAGTGTTGTGCCGCCTCATGTCTGCCATGTGCCCCCTTTCCTAATGTGAGAAAAAAACTCGAGAATCATATGttacatcatttttttttttgttttttggaGTACACCATCCCTTGGATCCCATCCGGATCAACCACAAAACCCAGGGGTCTATAAAAGCTAAGAACTCGGGGTTCTAAATACAAAGCAATGTTTACAATCCCCTTCTCTAACAGCTCCTGTACGATTATCTCCATCACATCCTTCCCTAATCCAATCCCCTGATATGAAGGATACACCACCACATCCCAGATGATGGCATTGAAAACATTGTCCTCTGTGGCTATAGCAAATGCAACTGGCTTTTGGGTTTTCTTGTGCTCTACCCAGAGGATCGAGTTCGTGTTCTCTAA carries:
- the LOC131183438 gene encoding GCN5-related N-acetyltransferase 1, chloroplastic-like, whose amino-acid sequence is MLLCGTISHPLPSLHLKTPLRLRSYAPRMLAPTPTITNKYSISDKDLKSRGFLLRRTISNLNLDHLNFVFMAVGFPKCDLKKIKLVLENTNSILWVEHKKTQKPVAFAIATEDNVFNAIIWDVVVYPSYQGIGLGKDVMEIIVQELLEKGIVNIALYLEPRVLSFYRPLGFVVDPDGIQGMVYSKKQKKK